AGAATTCCGATCGTTCAACCAAGTAATCTTTCACAGCAGATCAAGAGCAATCACTGAAAAGCCAGTTTAGAGAAGTTCGTTTGAAGATGGGTCCTTAAACAGGAGGATTTCATATGCGAAACAACAAGGTACAAAAAATGGTAAGTGTAGCAATGTTAGCAGCAATCGGTGTGGTTTTACAATTTGTGGCGTTTCCGATCATACCATCATTAAGTTTTTTAAAAATCGATTTCAGCGACATTCCGGTTATGATCAGCATGTTTTTATTCGGACCATTAGCTGGAATAAGTACGGCTTTTATAAGATCTGTACTGCATCTATTCACAACGGGTGCATCACCACAAAATTTAGTTGGAGATGCGGCTAGCTTTTTTGCCACAACTGTCTTTACTTTACCGATGTATTACTTTTTCAAACGAGGAAGTGACAAGCTTTCAAATAAAGTTCTAGGTATTTCTACAGGAATAATCGCTTTAACAGTTTTCATGGGTGTAGCCAATTACTTTGTGATCACACCGCTTTATTTGAAACTGTTCGGCGTATCAGCGGGACAATTTTTAGGAATGTCATTAGCAAAATACGTTACGATTGGTATTATTCCATTCAACTTGATCAAAGGCGCAATTGTGAGTGCTGTTTTCTTGATTCTTCATGCCAAACTTTTGCCATGGCTTTCTAGAAAACAATATCAGTTGGGCAATAAAAAAACGATAACTAAATAATTGATTGATATAAACTAAAAAATATAGAGCGGACGCCTTGTTCTGCTTTATATTTTTTTAAACCATAATTGTCTGATTTTAACCAGATTTCTGATATTATAGAGTAGACGAGAATGAGGAGGACATAAAATGAAAAAATGGCAGAAACGTTTCCTGTGGTTTGTCGGTGTACTTATAGCTTTGGTTTTAATCGGCTTGTTCTACCTAAAAACCATTACATATACACCTACAACGAACGCTTCAGAAGTGTCAAAAAAAGCGATAGACGAAGATGGTGTATTACTTTTTAAGGGTGATCAAGAAAAACCGGCTCTTATTTTTTATCAAGGAGCTTTAGTTGAAGCTGCTAGTTATAGTGTTTGGGCTGAAAAGGTAGCAGAGGCTGGTTTTTCAGTCTATCTTGTAAAAGAACCGTTGAATCTAGCTGTTTTAGGGCAAAATAAAGCTGAACAAGTCATTGAGGCTAACCATCTAAGTAAGTATGTTATCGGGGGACATTCCTTAGGAGGCGTGATGGCCAGTCGGTTTGTTGCTGAATGGAAGAATCAAGAGGCAGTGAAAGGTGTATTTTTTTTAGCAAGCTATCCTGATAAAAACGGGAGCCTTTCAAATTTTGAAGGATCAGTCCTTTCGTTGACAGGTTCTGTTGATGGGGTTTTAAATTGGCAAGCGTATGATCAAGCCAAAAAATATTTACCTAAGCAAACAGTGTATCAAGAAATCAATGGAGGGAATCATGCTGGATTTGGTAGTTATGGTGAGCAAAAGGGGGATAACCCTGCTAAGATAAATAATGATGAACAGCAAGAAGAAGTTGCTCGTAAGATAGTCGAGTGGCTAAATACGATCAATTGACTACTAAAAGGAGAAGAGCTTATTTCAAAATAAGGATCTTCTCC
The DNA window shown above is from Enterococcus sp. 12C11_DIV0727 and carries:
- a CDS encoding ECF transporter S component, producing the protein MRNNKVQKMVSVAMLAAIGVVLQFVAFPIIPSLSFLKIDFSDIPVMISMFLFGPLAGISTAFIRSVLHLFTTGASPQNLVGDAASFFATTVFTLPMYYFFKRGSDKLSNKVLGISTGIIALTVFMGVANYFVITPLYLKLFGVSAGQFLGMSLAKYVTIGIIPFNLIKGAIVSAVFLILHAKLLPWLSRKQYQLGNKKTITK
- a CDS encoding alpha/beta hydrolase, which encodes MKKWQKRFLWFVGVLIALVLIGLFYLKTITYTPTTNASEVSKKAIDEDGVLLFKGDQEKPALIFYQGALVEAASYSVWAEKVAEAGFSVYLVKEPLNLAVLGQNKAEQVIEANHLSKYVIGGHSLGGVMASRFVAEWKNQEAVKGVFFLASYPDKNGSLSNFEGSVLSLTGSVDGVLNWQAYDQAKKYLPKQTVYQEINGGNHAGFGSYGEQKGDNPAKINNDEQQEEVARKIVEWLNTIN